GTGATGGAGGCCGGATCGATCCGGCAGATCGGCGGGCCGCGTGACATCTACGACCATCCGGCCGAACGTTTCGTGGCGGATTTTATCGGCGATACGAATTTCCTGCCCGCCGAGATCGGCCAGCCGACGGGCGACATGGCCGAGGCGCGGCTGGGATCGGGACAGACCGTTTCGGCCCGTCTGCCCGCGGGCGAGGCGATGCAGGGCAAGGTCACGCTGGCCGTGCGGCCCGAACACGCCAGCCTCGCGAAGGCGGGCGAGGGGCTGTTGGACGGTACGCTGGGCGAAATCGTCTATTTCGGGACGGACACCCATTTTCACGTCGCACTGGATGACGGTACGGCCTTTGTCGTGCGGCGCCAGAACCAGCCCGACAGCGGCGCGCAGATGGCCAAGGGCGACCGCGTCGCGGTGGCCTTCCCGCCCGGTGTCGCCCAAGTGTTGAGGGACTGACGCCATGGCGGGATCCGCCCCCCTGACCGCGCAGGAAGCCGCCGCACGCCGGCGCTGGCTGTTGCTGGCCCCGGCCCTGGCGATCCTTGTTTTCGCCGCCTCCGGGCCATTGCTGATCACGCTGATCTATTCGTTCCTGACCCCGGGCGACTACGGCGGGGTGATCTGGGCACCGTCGGGCGATGCGTGGTTCAACGTGATCTTGCAGCGCGATATCTTCGACGACACGCTCAGCTTTGCGGACGCGCATCTGAGCATCTTCTGGCGGTCGATCAAGCTGTCGCTGATGACCACGGTCCTGTGCCTGTTTTTCGGGTTCCCCACAGCCTATTTCATCGCGACGCGCCCCAAGAAACAGCGCGATCTGTGGATGCTCCTGATCATCATTCCGTTCTGGACCAACCTTCTGATCCGCACCTTCGCGATCCTCGAGCTGATCCGCAACGAGGGCACGGTGAACACCGTACTGATGTGGTCGGGGCTGATAGATGCCCCGATCCAGATGCTCTATACCGAGTTTTCGATCCTCGTCGGCATGACCTATGTCTACCTGCCGCTGATGGTGCTGCCGCTCTATGCCTCGATGGAGCGGCTTGATTTCAGCCTCGTCGAGGCGGGGTACGATCTTTATGCGACACGGTTTCAGGTGCTGCGCCGGGTGATCTTTCCGCTGGTGAAACCCGGTGTCATCGCGGGCTCCATCCTCGTCTTCGTGCCGTCGCTGGGGGCCTATGTGACACCGCGGGTCATGGGCGGCGGTAACCAGTTGATGCTGGGCAACCTGATCGAGTTGCAATTCGGGCAGGGGCGCAACTGGCCGCTGGGCGCTGCGCTGTCGATCACGCTGCTGGCGATCGTGATGATTGCCCTTCTGGCATATGTCCGCGCCGCCGGAAACGAAGAGGTGCGTCATGGCTAAATCCTTCAGCATCCAGCGGCAGACCGGTTTCACCGCCATCGCGCTCACCTGTTTCGTGCTGCTGTACCTGCCGATCATCCTGCTGGTCATCTATTCCTTCAACCAGGGCTCCTCCATCGCGATCTGGGAGGGGTTCTCGTGGCGCTGGTATCAATCGGCGTGGGAGAACGAGCAGGTACAGGAGGCCACCGTGCGCAGCCTGATCATCGCGGTCTGGGCTGCCGGCATCTCTACGGTGGCGGCCGTGATGGCCGCATTGGCCACGACCCGCACCCCCAAGTTCAAGGGCCAGAGCATGGTTTTCGCGATGATCAACCAGCCGTTGATGGTGCCCGAGATCGTCACCGCCGTCGCGCTGCTGATCTTCTTTGCGATGATCAAGGTCGCGACCGGCTACACGGGCCTTGCCTATCTGATCATCGCGCATTCGGCCTTTTGCATTCCTTTCGCCTACCTGCCCATCCGCGCGCGGCTTCAGGGCATGGACATGAGCCTCGAACAGGCTGCCGCCGATCTTTATGCGACTCCGTGGCAGGTGTTTCGCCGCATCACCCTGCCGCAGCTCTGGCCGGGCATTCTGGCTGGTGCGATGCTGGCCTTCGTCATCAGTCTAGATGACGTTGTGATCACGGAGTTTGTAAAATCCGCAGGACAGGATACGCTGCCTACCTACATGCTCGGCCAGCTGCGCCGTGCGGTCACGCCCGAGATCAACGCGATCTCGACCGTGCTGCTGGCGATCTCGGTCACGATGGTGATCGCCTTTACCATCCTGAGCAAAGTCAAGAACTAGAGCCTCAAGGGCCGACCCAAAAGCCAACAAGGAGAACCACCAGATGAAAAAGACACTCACGGCCATCACGCTCGCACTGGCGAGCCCCGCCTTCGCCGAAGGCGAGCTGAACCTCTATAACTGGGGCAACTACACATCCCCCGAAATGATCGAAAAGTTCGAGAAAGAGACCGGTATCAAGGTCACGATCACGGATTACGACAGCAACGACACTGCGCTGGCCAAGATCAAGGCCGGCGGCCACGGCTTCGACATCGTCGTGCCGTCGGGCACCTATGTGCCGATCTTCATCGAAGAAGGGCTGCTGATGGAAAGCAAGCCGAACGAGATGGAGAACTTCAAGAACATGGATCCCCAGTGGGTCGATGTGGAATTCGATCCGGGCCGCAACTACACCGTGCCGTGGCAGTGGGGCACCGTGGGCGTGACCGTGAATACCTCCGTGTACGACGGTGATATCAACACCGCCGCCGTGATCTTCGATCCGCCGGAGGAACTGGTCGGCAAGATCAACGTGGTGCCCGAAATGAACGACGTGATGGGCATGGCGATCCACTATGTCGGCGGCGAACAGTGCACCGCGGACAAGGACGTGCTGATGAAGGTGCGCGATACGCTTCAGGCGGCCAAGCCGAAGTGGATCTCGATGGATTACGGCATGATCGAGAAATTCGCCAAGGGCGACGTTGCCGCCGGTGTGAACTGGAACGGCGCGTCCTTCCGCGCGCGCAACCAGAACGAGGACATCGCGTTCGGCTATCCGCAGGAAGGCTATCCCGTCTGGATGGACAACGCAGCGATCCTTGCCGATGCGCAGAACGTCGAAGAGGCCAAAACCTTCCTGAACTTCATCATGGACCCTGAAAATGCCGCGATGCTGTCGGAGTTCGCACGCTACGCGAACGGCATCGCAGGCTCGGAAGAGTTCATGCCCGAAGACATGAAAAGCGCGCCCGAAGTCGTCGTTCCCGAAGAGCTGAAGGCCGCCGCCTATGTCGCAAAGACATGCCCGCCAGAGGCACAGAAGCTCTACACCGCGATCTGGACCGAACTCCAGAAGTGATCCGATCCCGCCTCGCCCCTTCCGGGGGCGGGGCTTTTCTCTTTTGACGAGGCTGAAATGACCCCCGACATCGTAGTCGTGAACGGCGCACTGATCCCGTTCGATCCCGCCCATGACGGCGCGACCGCATTGGCGATCGCTGACGGCAAGATCATCGCGGTTGGCAGTGATGCCGATATCCGCCCGCTCGCCGGTGAGGCAACCACGGTGGTGGATGCGGCTGGTGGCACCGTGCTGCCGGGGTTCATCGACAGCCACGTCCATCTTTTCGGGGGCTCTTCCGAGCTGACTGCGCTCAGCCTCTATGGCGTCACCGGCATCGAGGCGATGAAAGACGCGATCCGCCCCTTTGCGGCGGAAAACCCAGACGACGACATGATTTTCTGCGTCATGGCCGATTACATGATCCTTGGCACCGGCAAGACGCCCACGCGCCACGATCTGGATTCCATCCTGTCCGACCGCAAGCTTGCCATGTTCGCACCCGACCACCACACGGTCTGGGCCAACACCATGGCGCTTGAGGCTGCGGGTCTTTTGCAAGGCGGCACCGTCGACGCGGGTTCCGAGATCGTGATGGGCGATGACGGCCTCGCCTCGGGCGAACTGCTGGAGCCCGGCGCCTACAGCCCGATCCTGAAGATGACCCGCAACGGCGGGCGCGAGATGCTTGGCCTGACCACGGGCAAGGATCCCGATCCCGCCCCTGATGCCGCCGCGCGGCAGATGGACAAGGACACCATCGCCGCCGGCCTCGCCCATTGCGCGGCGCAGGGCATCACATCCCTGCATCTGATGGACGGCAACCGTTACCAGCTTGAACTGCTGACCGAGCTTGAGGCCGAGGGCCGTCTGCTGTGCCGCTGCGAGGTTCCGTTTCACCTCAAAGGGACCGATCCGGTCAGCCGCCTGACCGAAGAGGCGCCGAAGATGCGGTCGGAGTATACCGGTGACATGGTGCGCTGTGCGCATGTGAAGATGTTCATCGACGGCGTGATCGAAAGCGGCACCGCGCTCATGCTCGATCCCTATCCCGGCACGCTGGGCGAGGGCGGCAACACGGGCGACGAGGTCTTCACCCAGGAGCATTTTGTCGCCGCCTGCATCGAGGCCGACAGGCTGGGCTTCCAGATCGCTGTCCATGCCATCGGGGATGCGGGCGTCCGCCGGACCATCGATGCCTACGAGGCCGCGCGTGACGCGAACGGCGCGCGCGACAGCCGCCACCGGATCGAACACCTCGAGGTCATGCACCCCGACGACATTCCGCGTCTGGCCGAGCTGGGGATCGTGGCGTCGATCCAGCCCGGCCACGCTCCCATCGGTCATATCTTTCCGTCAGATGGCGTGGGCAAGTGCCTCCACGACCACCAGATAGCGGGCGCCTACGCGTGGCAGGATATTCGCGATACCGGTGCGCGGGTGATCTTTTCCACCGATTGGCCGGTTATTCCCGTCGACGTGATGCCGAATATCCGCGCGGCCATCGCGCCGCTTGATCTGGGGCCGCTGTGGCGCGATCAGACCCAGAGCCTGATGGACACTCTGGCAAGCTATACCCGCGACAACGCGTGGGCGGAGTTCCGGGAGGACCGCAAGGGCACGCTCGCGCCGGGCATGATGGCCGATGTCGTGGTGATGAGCCATGACCTGACGCAGTTGCCGCCCGATGACATCGTCGCGGCGCAGGCCGTCACCACGATCTGCAACGGGCGGGTGACGTTCAGCGCGTGACGGGCGCATGCCGGGGCGGAACTAGAAAGGGTAGCGTGCGCAGCCGTGCAGTGCCGCGCTGTCTTCCTCGATGCTCCACAGGGGCGGCGTGACCTCCTTGCGGATCGGGCAGGGCAGATGCAGCACATCCGCGCAAGCCTCGGGCGCGCAGACTGTGACAGCGCGGCCCACGCCACCGGCAATATAGATGCCCGACAGCGCCATGTAGGACAGGGTCAGATCGCGCATCAGCCAGCCCAGCAAGGCGCTGTAGTCATCCACCACGGTCCTTGCGTCAGCATCACGGGCGTAGGCGTCGATCACCCTGCGCCCGTCAGGGACGGCAACGCCCAGACGCCGGGCGCAGAAACCGGCAAACCCTCGACCCGAAAACAGGGTCTCAACGGTCGGGTACTGCGCTGCGTCCATGCCGGATGCGGCAAGCACCTCTGTCACGCGGCCGGGCATGCTGATGTGTCCCGCCTCGGCCGCCGGACAAATGACACCGTGGGAAGTCTCGGCCACCGGGCTTACGTTGAAACCGGTGCCAAGTCCCACGACCAACCGCTGCGGCTGCCCGCCCGGTTGGCCGCTTCCGTTGCGGATCAGGCGCAGGTGCTCGCGTGGCAGCGTCGGCACCGCATGGCCAAGCGCGGAAAGATCGTTGAGCAGCACCGCACGCTCCGCCCCGCTGAGACGCTCCAGCGACCGGGTGTCGAAGTCCCAGGGGCGGTTGGTCAGCCGCGCCGCGTCGCCACGCACCGGTCCGGCAACGGCGACCGCGATCTCACGCGGCTGCGCGCCGGTAGCTGCCAGATAGCTCTGCAACAGGCTGTCGAAGCTGTCGGCATCGTCATTGGCAAAGCTGCGCTGCGTGCCGGCGCGCAACGCCCCGTCATCGCTCAGCGCGATGCGCGTGTTCGTCCCGCCGATGTCTGCCACCAAACGCAAGGTCATGTCTGTATCCGGGATGTTTGTTTCGGTCCGGCGCGATGATCGGCCATAAAAAGCTGCCCTGAATTCTCTTCGTTCGGACGCGGGCCGCGGGGCCCGCTGAGGGGCCCGGCCATGGTAGCGCTGACATTTGTATGCCGCCGCCACGCGCCTGCGTCAATGCGCAGCAAAGGTTTGCGGGTGCTGCCGCTGCGCGCCATCTGCGATATATCTGTGCGGACTGCCAGAACCTTGCACGGTTTCGGGCAAGATCGTGCCGCGTGCTCCATTATATTTTAGGTATAAAATATTTATCCTTGAAGCGTAAGCCGACTCACCCTAGCGTAATGGCGAGCCTGAGCATTAGGGGAGCATCAGATGCGTATTGCCTGCCTTGGCGGCGGTCCTGCCGGCCTGTATTTTGCGATTTCCATGAAGCTGCGTCAGCCCGACGCCGATGTTGTCGTTTTCGAGCGCAACCGCCCAGACGATACCTTTGGCTGGGGTGTGGTCCTGTCGGACGAAACCCTCGCCAATCTGGAAACCAACGACCCCGTCAGCGCCAAGACCATTCGCGATCATTTCGCCTATTGGGACGATATCGCCGTGCTCCATCAGGGGCAGAAGATGCTGTCGACCGGTCACGGATTCTGCGGGATCGGACGCAAGAGGTTGCTGCTGGTGCTCTATGACCGTGCGAAGGAACTCGGCGTCGATCTACGATTCGAGACAGAGGTCGAATCCGCCTCGCGCTACATGGACGACTTCGATGTCGTGGTTGCCTGTGATGGCCTGAACTCCAAGACGCGGATGGAATTCGCCGAAACCTTCCAGCCCGATATCGACACCCGCAAGTGCCAGTTTGTCTGGCTTGGCACACACCAGAAATTCGACGATGCCTTTACCTTCATCTTCGAGGAAACCGACAAGGGGTGGGTCTGGGCGCACGCCTACCAGTTCGACGACGACACGGCGACATTCATCGTCGAATGCGGGCAGGACACTTTCGATGCCTTCGGCTTCGACAAGATGACCCAGCAGGAAAGCATTGCGGTCTGCGAGGAGATCTTCAAGGATCACCTCGACGGGCATGCGCTGATGACAAACGCGAACCACATCCGCGGCTCCGCATGGATCCGGTTCCCCCGCGTCTTGTGCGAGAACTGGAGCCACAAGAACGTGGTGCTTCTGGGCGATGCCTCTGCCACCGCGCATTTCTCGATCGGATCGGGGACGAAGCTGGCACTTGAGTCCGCCATTGCCCTCGCCGACTACCTGACCGAGGAAGACAGCATCGAGGCCGCTTTCGACAAATATCAGAACGAGCGGCGTCTGGAGGTATTGCGCCTGCAATCCGCCGCGCGCAATTCGGTCGAGTGGTTCGAGGATGTGGAGCGGTATCTGCATCTCGATCCGGTGCAGCTGAACTATTCGCTCCTGACACGGTCGCAGCGGATCAGCCACGAAAATCTGCGCGAGCGTGACGCCAACTGGCTGAAATCGGCAGAGGACTGGTTCCAGCAGCAGGCGGGCGAGCAGAGCAACGAAGCGCCCCGCGCGCCGATGTTCGCGCCGTTCAAGCTGCGTGACATGCGTCTGAAAAACCGGATCGTGCTGTCGCCCATGGCCCAGTACAAGGCCGTCAACGGTTGCCCGACAGACTGGCACCTGATCCACTACGGCGAACGCGCGAAAGGCGGCGCCGGCCTGATCTATACCGAGATGACCTGCGTCTCGCCCGAAGGGCGTATCACGCCCGGTTGTCCGGGGCTTTACGCGCCCGAGCACGAGGCGGCCTGGGCGAGGTTGAACAATTTCATCCACACCGAAACCGAGGCGATGACCTGCTGCCAGATCGGCCACGCGGGCCGCAAGGGATCGACGCGGATCGGCTGGGAAGGCATGGACAAGCCCTTGAAAGAGGGCAACTGGCCTCTGATGTCGGCCTCCGCCATCGCGTGGTCCGACGAGAACGCGGTGCCGCGCGCGATGGACCGCGCCGATATGGATGCGGTCAAGGCCGAATTCGTGGCGGCGGCAGAGATGGCCGACCGTGCGGGTTTCGACATGATCGAATTGCACGCGGCGCACGGGTATCTGATATCGTCCTTCATCTCGCCCCTGTCGAACCAGCGCGAGGATGAATACGGCGGCAGTCTGGAAAACCGCCTGCGCTATCCGCTCGAGGTCTTCCACGCGATGCGCGATGTGTGGCCTGCGGCCAAACCGATGGCGGTGCGGATTTCGGCAAACGATTGGGCGGGTGACGACGGCGTGACGCCGGAAGAGGCGGTGAAGATCGCCAAGGCTTTCGAACAGGCCGGTGCCGATATCATCGACGTCTCGGCGGGGCAGACCTCGACGCAGGCCAAGCCGGTCTATGGCCGGATGTTCCAGACGCCATTCTCGGACCGTATCCGCAACGAGGCGGGGATCGCCACCATGGCGGTTGGCAATATCTACGAGGCCGATCACGTGAACTCGATCCTCATGGCCGGTCGTGCTGATCTGGTGTGCCTTGCCCGTCCGCATTTGGCCGATCCCTACTGGACGCTGCACGCGGGTGCCGCCATCGGCGACCGTCAGGAAAAATGGCCGCTGCCCTACGAGGCAGGCCGCGATCAGGCCTGGCGTCTGGCCGACCGCGAAGCCGAAATGGCAGAACAGGTATGAGCCATGTCGTTGTCACCGGTGGCGGCTCGGGCGTGGGGGCCGCGACGGCACATGCTTTCGCGGAGGCGGGCTGGCAGGTAACGATCATGGGGCGCCGCGAGAAACCCCTGTCAGAGCAGGGTCTTGCGTATCAAATCTGCGATGTCACCGATGCCGATGCAGTACGCGCAGCGTACGAAGAGGCCCGGGTGGCGCGCGGCCCGATCACCTGCGTGATCGCGAACGCGGGGGCCGCCGACAGCGTACCTTTCGCCAAGATGACCGCCGATAGCCTGCACGCGATGCTCGACGTGAACCTTGCCGGCGTCTTCAACTGCTGGCAGGCGGCCTTGCCCGATATGAAGGAAGCGGGCGGGGGCCAGATGATCGCCGTGGCCTCAACCGCAAGCCTCAAGGGATACCCCTATGTCGCGGGGTATTGCGCGGCAAAGCACGGGGTTCTGGGACTTACCCGCGCGCTGGCGCTCGAACTCGCGCCCGCAGGTATCACCGTCAACGCGATCTGTCCGGGCTTCCTCGACACCCCGATGACGGAACGCTCGATCGCGAACATCACCGACAAGACCGGGATGGATGCGCAGGCGGCCCTGAAACAGCTGACGAAGAACAACCCGCAGAAGCGTCTGGTCGAGGTGGATGAGGTCGCAGGCACCGCGCTGTGGCTGACGACACCGGCCGCGCGTTCGGTCAACGGTCACGCGCTCAGCCTGTCGGGGGGCGAGATCTGATGACGCCCGAAGTCAGCCAGATCGCGGCGGAACCCGCCTCCAAGGACCGGCTGCGCCTGTGGCTGCGGTTGTTGAAAACCACGCGGCACATCGAGGCGGAGCTGCGCGACCGGCTGCGCACCGAATTCGGCACCACCCTGCCGCGCTTTGACGTGATGGCAGCGCTGTCGCGGCACGCGGACGGGATGAAGATGAGCAAGCTTTCCGGCGTTTTGCGGGTGTCCAACGGCAATGTCACGGGCATCGTCGACCGGCTTGTCGATGACGGCTTCGTCGTGCGGGTTGCGGTGCCGGGGGATCGCCGCGCGTCACTGGTGCGCCTGACGCCAAAAGGGCAGGGCGAATTCGCCCGACAGGCCACTGCACATGAAGCATGGCTCGACGCGATGCTCGACACGATAGACCAGTCCGAGGCCGTCGCCTTCGCGCAGCGCCTCGACAGTCTGGCACATGAATTGATGGAGGATACCTGATGCGAACCGATGTGAAACACTTCAAGCTGGAGATCGTGGACGGCATCGCGCATGTCGCGCTGGACCGGCCCGAACGCAAGAACCCGCTGACTTTCGACAGCTACGCCGAGTTGCGCGACTGGTTCCGTGATCTTGTCTACGACGACGAGGTCAAGGCGGTTGTCTTCGGCTCCAACGGCGGCAACTTCAGCTCGGGCGGGGATGTGCACGACATCATCGGACCGCTGACCAAGATGAACATGAAGGAATTGCTCAACTTCACCCGGATGACCGGTGATCTGGTCAAGGCAATGGTGAACTGCGGCAAGCCGATCATCGCGGCCATTGACGGCATCTGTGTGGGAGCGGGCGCGATCATCGCCATGGCCTCCGACCTGCGGATCGCCACGCCGGAGGCCAAGGTGGCGTTTCTCTTTACCCGCGTCGGCCTCGCTGGCTGCGATATGGGGGCCTGCGCCATCCTGCCGCGGATCATCGGGCAGGGCCGCGCGGCGGAGCTTTTGTACACGGGCCGTGCGATGAGCGCCGACGAAGGCAGCGCCTGGGGCTTTCACAACCGCGTGGTCCCTGCGGATGATCTGCAATCCGCGGCAACCGACATGGCAAGCCGTATCGCTGCGGGCCCGAATTTTGGCCACATGATGACCAAGACCATGTTGCAGCAGGAATGGTCCATGTCGATCGAACAGGCGATCGAGGCAGAGGCGCAGGCGCAGGCGATCTGCATGCAGACCGGCGATTTCGAACGCGCCTACAAGGCGTTCGTTTCCAAGCAAACGCCCATCTTCGAGGGGGATTGAGCGTGGCGGACCTCGGGATTGAGTTTATTGGCAAAATAGAGAAGCGAAGGGATGCGTTTCATGTCTGACCGGACGTTTCTGGACTGGCCATTCTTCGAGGACCGGCATCGCACGCTGGCGAGCGGGCTTGATGCCTGGGCGCAGAAGCATCTTGCAGGGATCGATCACTCCGATACGGATGCGGCGTGCCGCGCCATCGTGAAGGCGCTGGGGCAGGGCGGATGGCTTCAGCATTCGGGCGCGATGGACGGCCAGCTTGACGTGCGCAGCCTGTGTCTGATCCGCGAAACTCTGGCGCGCCACGACGGGCTGGCTGATTTCTGCTTCGCGATGCAGGGTCTGGGCACCGGTGCGATATCCCTGTTCGGCACCGACGCGCAGAAGCAAGAATGGCTGACCAGAACGCGCGCCGGGGAGGCGATTGCCGCCTTTGCGCTGACCGAGCCGCAGTCGGGCTCGGACGTGGCAAATTCGACGATGACCGCCGAGCTGGACGGGGACGACTATGTCCTGAACGGCGCGAAGACATGGATTTCGAACGGGGGCATCGCGGACGTCTATACTGTCTTTGCCCGGACCGGGGAGGGGGCCGGATCGAAGGGGCTCTCGGCCTTCATCGTGCCGGCCGACACGCTGGGTCTGGCCATTGCCGAGCGGCTTGAGGTCATGGCGCCCCACCCGCTGGCGACGCTTGAGTTCAGCGATTGCCGTATTCCGGCCAGTGCGATGCTGGGTGATCCCGGTGCGGGGTTCCGCATCGCTATGTCCGTTCTCGATGTTTTCCGGTCCACGGTGGCCGCGGCGGCGCTGGGGTTCGGACGGCGGGCGCTGGACGAGGCGGTCGAGCGTGTGTCGACCCGCCATGTGCAGGGTGCGCCGCTGTCGGATCTGCAGATGGTACAGGGCCATATCGCAGATATGGCCGTTGACGTGGATGCCAGCGCCTTGCTGATCTACCGCGCGGCATGGACCAAGGACAGCGGAGCGCCGCGGGTGACCCGCGAGGCCGCGATGGCCAAGCTGTTCGCGACCGACCGTGCGCAGGCGACCATCGACAAGGCCGTGCAGCTGCACGGCGGTGACGGTGTGCGCGTGGGGATGATGGTTGAAAGCCTTTACCGCGAGATCCGCGCCCTGCGCATCTACGAGGGCGCGTCTGACGTGCAGCGGGTGATCATCGCGCGCCAGACACTCGGTGCTTTGAAAGGATAGGATATGCTTGGGCCAACCGCACATACCGATACGTTCGCACGCGACAACCTGCCGCCAGCGGATCAGTGGCCCGAGTTCAGGCTGGAGCGGTTCGACTATCCCGAAAGGCTGAATGTCGGGGTCGAGTTGACCGATGCGATGGTCGCGCGCGGCCACGGCGACCGCACGGCGCTGATCGGGAACGGGCGGCGGCGGACCTACAAGGAGCTCAGCGACTGGACCAACCGGCTGGCCCACGCGATGGTGGTCGACCTCGGGATCAAGCCCGGCAACCGCGTTCTGATCCGGTCGGCGAACAACCCGGCGATGGTTGCCTGCTGGCTGGCCGCAACCAAGGCGGGCGCGGTCGTGGTCAACACCATGCCGATGCTGCGCGCGGGAGAGCTGGGCGCGATCGTCGACAAGGCCGAGATCACCCATGCCCTGTGCGACACGCGGCTTATGGACGAGCTGGTGGCCTGCGCCAAGACGTCGAAATTCCTGAAGTCGGTGGTGGGCTTCGACGGCACGTCGAACCACGATGCCGAACTTGACCGTCTGGCGCTGGAAAAGCCCGTGCAGTTCGATGCTGTCGAGACGGGCCGCGACGACGTGGCGCTGCTGGGGTTCACCTCGGGCACCACGGGCAGCCCGAAGGCGACGATGCATTTCCACCGCGATCTGCTGATCATCGCGGACGGCTATGCGAAAGAGGTTCTGGGCGTCAGGCCTGAGGATGTGTTCGTGGGCTCACCCCCGCTGGCCTTCACCTTCGGGCTGGGCGGACTGGCGGTTTTCCCGCTGCGGTTCGGCGCTGCCGCGACCCTGCTGGAAAACGCGGCGCCGCCGCAGATGATCGAGATTATCCAGAAATACCGTGCGACGGTCTGCTTCACCGCGCCCACGGCGTATCGCGCGATGTTGCAGGCGATGGAGGAAGGCGCGGACCTCTCGTCGCTGCGCGCCGCTGTCAGCGCGGGCGAAACGCTGCCTGCGCCTGTCTACGAGGAGTGGAAGGCCAAGACCGGCAAACCGATGCTCGACGGGATCGGTGCGACCGAGATGCTGCATATCTTCATCTCCAACCGTTTCGACGATCACAAACCCGCCTGTACCGGAAAGCCGGTCACCGGCTATGAGGCGAAGATCATCGGCGAGGATGGCGGGGAACTGCCGCGTGGGGAGGTCGGACGTCTGGCCGTGCGCGGACCCACCGGCTGCCGGTATCTCAATGACGCGCGGCAGGCCGACTATGTGACCGACGGCTGGAACGTGACCGGCGATGCCTTCTGGATGGACGACGACGGCTATCTGCATTTCGCCGCGCGCAACGACGACATGATCGTCAGTTCCGGCTACAACATCGCGGGTCCCGAGGTTGAAGCGGCGCTGCTCAGCCATCCGGATGTCACCGAATGCGCCGTGATCGGTGTGCCCGACGATGCGCGCGGCATGATCGTGCAGGCCCATGTGGTCACCGGCGCCACGCCGGACGACGCCCTTGCAAAGGCGCTTCAGGATCACGTCAAGAACACCATCGCCCCCTATAAATACCCGCGCAGCATTGTGTTTTGCGATAGCTTGCCGAAAACTCAAACGGGGAAGATTCAGCGCTTCCTGCTGAAACCCCGCACCTGAGGCGTCCGTCAAGAGACGCCCCAATCAACAAGGAGAGACCAAATGAAACTCAAGACACTCGCGTTGGCCGCGTCGGTCGCGGCACTGGCCGGAGGCGCCCATGCGGACGCCCACGGCGGCAAGGTAAAGGTCGGCATGATCACCACGCTTTCGGGCGGTGGTGCGGGCCTCGGCATCGATGTGCGCGACGGGTTCATGCTGGCGGTGAAACAGGCGGGGAACGAGAA
Above is a window of Sulfitobacter sp. HNIBRBA3233 DNA encoding:
- a CDS encoding AMP-binding protein, whose amino-acid sequence is MLGPTAHTDTFARDNLPPADQWPEFRLERFDYPERLNVGVELTDAMVARGHGDRTALIGNGRRRTYKELSDWTNRLAHAMVVDLGIKPGNRVLIRSANNPAMVACWLAATKAGAVVVNTMPMLRAGELGAIVDKAEITHALCDTRLMDELVACAKTSKFLKSVVGFDGTSNHDAELDRLALEKPVQFDAVETGRDDVALLGFTSGTTGSPKATMHFHRDLLIIADGYAKEVLGVRPEDVFVGSPPLAFTFGLGGLAVFPLRFGAAATLLENAAPPQMIEIIQKYRATVCFTAPTAYRAMLQAMEEGADLSSLRAAVSAGETLPAPVYEEWKAKTGKPMLDGIGATEMLHIFISNRFDDHKPACTGKPVTGYEAKIIGEDGGELPRGEVGRLAVRGPTGCRYLNDARQADYVTDGWNVTGDAFWMDDDGYLHFAARNDDMIVSSGYNIAGPEVEAALLSHPDVTECAVIGVPDDARGMIVQAHVVTGATPDDALAKALQDHVKNTIAPYKYPRSIVFCDSLPKTQTGKIQRFLLKPRT